Proteins encoded together in one Felis catus isolate Fca126 chromosome B3, F.catus_Fca126_mat1.0, whole genome shotgun sequence window:
- the LOC101101223 gene encoding olfactory receptor 4N5-like, which produces MERENSTVVTEFILLGLTQSQQAQLLVFVLVLVFYLIILPGNLLIILTIRSDPGLTAPLYFFLGNLAFLDASYSFIVAPRMLVDFLSEKKIISYRGCITQLFFLHFLGVGEMFLLVVMAFDRYMAICHPLRYSTVMSPRVCYALLLALWLGGFTHSIVQVALILHLPFCGPNQLDNFFCDVPQVIKLACTDTFVVELLMVSNSGLLTLLCFLGLLASYAVILYRVKGHTSEGKHKALSTCTTHIIIVFLMFGPAIFIYTRPFRAFPADKVVSLFHTVIFPLMNPVIYTFRNQEVKASMKRLLSHHMIC; this is translated from the coding sequence atggagagggagaacaGCACAGTGGTGACAGAATTTATCCTCCTTGGTCTGACCCAGTCTCAACAGGCTCAACTTCTGGTCTTTGTGCTAGTCTTAGTTTTCTACCTCATCATTCTCCCTGGAAATCTACTCATCATCCTCACCATCAGATCAGACCCTGGCCTCACAGCCCCCCTCTACTTCTTTCTGGGCAACTTGGCTTTCCTGGATGCATCCTACTCCTTCATTGTGGCTCCCAGGATGCTGGTGGACTTCCtctctgagaagaaaataatctcCTACAGAGGATGTATCACTCAGCTTTTTTTCTTGCACTTTCTTGGAGTAGGGGAGATGTTCCTTCTTGTTGTGATGGCCTTTGACCGCTACATGGCCATCTGTCATCCATTACGCTATTCCACTGTCATGAGCCCTAGAGTGTGCTATGCCTTGCTGTTGGCTCTGTGGCTTGGGGGCTTTACTCATTCCATTGTGCAAGTAGCCCTTATTCTCCACTTGCCCTTCTGTGGCCCAAACCAGCTGGATAACTTCTTCTGTGATGTGCCACAGGTCATCAAGCTGGCCTGCACAGACACCTTTGTGGTGGAGCTCCTGATGGTCTCCAACAGTGGCCTGCTTACGCTGCTGTGCTTCCTGGGCCTTCTGGCCTCTTATGCTGTCATCCTCTATCGGGTGAAGGGACACACCTCTGAAGGCAAACACAAGGCTCTTTCCACATGTACCACACACATTATCATTGTGTTTCTCATGTTTGGACCTGCCATCTTCATCTACACTCGTCCCTTCAGAGCCTTCCCAGCTGACAAAGTGGTTTCCCTCTTTCACACAGTGATCTTTCCTTTGATGAACCCTGTGATTTATACTTTTCGCAACCAGGAAGTGAAAGCTTCCATGAAGAGGTTACTGAGTCATCACATGATTTGCTGA